One window from the genome of Nicotiana sylvestris chromosome 9, ASM39365v2, whole genome shotgun sequence encodes:
- the LOC138877473 gene encoding uncharacterized protein has protein sequence MTPVIFTSSTTLPSIAPPSFVQYAEEGSSSRSLAMRSVTLEVPANNSLLRKSGGADDWLRPLIGDIEKKKMDSILPLLTNKFANLIGTELMGRISLLEKKARESEKSIHEAEKIARGAQLEAANWKEQFENAQGTIEELLESRNLLEQQKRGLTSELAGVKASSSQFEKDKERLECSFSEQLSNCSEEIRELKVLLAKKEEYAGELVQSLTQAQADLKISSDKVRTLESSHASLEASFESSLAENQVLKNDLAMWEREYELLEENFNIEVSWAFLNSRRDALMEVSQENFDLNSELAKVLETIERTQQPLDFPSPSIEAPVAEEPLNEEAVAMAVEVENVAIPASEGETSMTQSVEVEASVTLASLVDPNISSSAETVPVAASSEVATVPVAESEINIATSDDKVVYLIEEQKQGRKRSQLQLQ, from the exons ATGACTCctgttattttcacttcttctaccactcTTCCTTCTATAGCTCCCCCTTCCTTTGTTCAATATGCAGAGGAGGGTTCTAGTAGCAGAAGCTTGGCTATGAGGAGCGTTACGCTTGAAGTTCCTGCTAACAACAGCCTTTTAAGGAAGTCTGGTGGAGCAGATGActggcttaggcctttgattggagatattgagaagaagaagatggaca gtattcttcctttacttactaacaagttt gctaacctcattggtacagaattgatgggaagaatttcccttttGGAAAAGAaagcccgtgagtctgaaaagtctatccaCGAGGCTGAGAAAATAGCCAGGGGAGCACAGCTAGAAGCAGCCAATTGgaaagagcagtttgagaatgctcagggaacTATAGAAGAATTGCTAGAGAGTAGAAATCTCCTGGAGCAACAAAAGCGAGGTCTGACTTCTGAGCTAGCAGGTgtcaaggcttcttcaagccaatttgagAAAGATAAGGAGCGCCTTGAGTGTTCATTTTCAGAACAACTATCAAATTgtagtgaagagatcagagaacTTAAGGTACTCTTGGCcaagaaagaagagtatgcaggggagttagtgcaaagcttgactcaagctcaagctgaTTTAAAAATCTCTTCTGATAAGGTACGTACCTtagagagttctcatgcctcccttgaagcatCCTTTGAATCCTCTTTAGCTGAAAatcaagtgttaaagaatgatcttgctatgtgggaaagggagtatgaacttcttgaggagaattttaacatagaggtgagttgggcttttctaaactctcgtcgtgatgctttaatggaggtcagtcaagaaaactttgatttaAACTCAGAGTTGGCCAAAGTTTTAGAGACCATTGAGAGAACCCAACAACCACTTGACTTTCCTTCTCCGTCAATTGAAGCTCCCGTGGCTGAAGAACCTTTAAATGAAGAAGCCGTTGCTATGGCAGTTGAAGttgaaaatgttgcaattccagcttcagagggtgaaacttctatgactcagtctgtggaagttgaagcttccgtgactcttgcttccctcgTTGATCCTAACATTTCAAGCTCAGCTGAAACCGttcctgttgctgcttcttcagaagttgccaccgtgcctgtggctgaaagtgaaattaatattgcaacttctgat GATAAAGTCGTGTACCTGATAGAGGAACAGAAACAGGGTAGAAAAAGAAGTCAGCTGCAGTTGCAATAG
- the LOC104242017 gene encoding uncharacterized protein: protein MRVLVAIDNSEESFNALKWILDYLLRQPYHTTEEVKEPCIKLSLVHVMEPFPQYAYPGTHVIESATRAQAQEAARILARASEMCKDKMIKAETLILEGDPKNILCEATEKMNIDLLAVGSRGLGQIKRAFLGSVSDYCAHHAKCPLLIVKPTKNLVQEVVQV, encoded by the exons atgagaGTGCTAGTGGCGATTGACAATAGTGAAGAGAGCTTCAACGCTCTAAAATGGATCCTTGATTATCTCCTCAGGCAGCCATATCATACAACGGAGGAGGTGAAGGAGCCTTGTATAAAGCTCAGTCTTGTACATGTAATGGAGCCATTCCCTCAATACGCCTATCCTGGTACTCATG TGATAGAATCAGCAACTCGGGCGCAAGCGCAAGAGGCGGCACGAATACTGGCGCGTGCCTCTGAAATGTGCAAAGACAAAATG ATCAAAGCAGAAACTCTAATTCTTGAAGGTGATCCAAAGAACATACTGTGTGAAGCGACAGAAAAAATGAACATCGATCTTCTTGCAGTTGGTAGCCGTGGACTGGGCCAAATAAAAAG GGCGTTTCTGGGAAGCGTAAGCGACTACTGTGCCCACCATGCGAAATGCCCTTTGCTTATTGTGAAGCCAACTAAGAATTTGGTTCAAGAAGTTGTTCAAGTTTAA